DNA from Prosthecochloris marina:
CATGCTCAAGCTGAAATTTGGCATATGCCTTTTCAGCATCGATCTCGAGAGCATAGAGCCTTTCTACGCCCTCAATTTGTGTAATGCTGTCGCCGATTGACTGCTCAAAACTGTCTGAAAGGGAATGGGCAGGATCTGTTGAAATCAAAAGCGTTTTATAGCTCCGGGCGAGGTAAAGAGCTGTAGCCGATGCAGATGTTGTTTTACCAACTCCACCCTTGCCACCAAAAAGAATTATTTTTAACGCTGGATCGAGAATATTTCTCAACGGCATATCAGCCTTTCTTCACTGTTACTTCCAAGACTCCATTCTGATATGTCCATGCTATTGTTTCAGCCTGTACGGCAGAAGGCAGTAGAAGCTCTTTTCGATACTTTCGGGACTGGCTTTGTGCGATAACCTCGAGAATGTCTCCTTCAAGAGTAACGGTAATGTCTTCTTTTGCGACTCCAGGCATTTCAAGCATGACGATGACACCGTCATCCTCATCGAAAATATCCGATAACGGCTCTCTCTCTTCCTCGACCTTCGGTCCCTCCTTTGTCTTTCTTATGTTGCCAAAAGACTCGACTACAGGCCCCTGACCGCCGATTCCCGTTTTGACCGTCACTCCAAAAACCCCTTTCATCCCTTTTTTCAAGTGACTTAAATCAATTTCACCCTCCTTCGAATACTCTCCACCCATCTCTTTCAGTTTGGCTGCGGCATCGACCAGTTTATCAAGTCCATCGAACAAACCACCAAGCTTGAGACTGCCAAACCCGAAATCAACGTCAAAGTCTTCTTTCTTCTTCTTTTGACTCATGACCTGATCCCCCTCCGCTTTTAGATTATCGTAAAGAATCAATTCCCATCACACCGAATCCCGTGCACTTTCCAACTTGACAAGCCTTTCTTTCAAGAGATTATTTTCTTCCTGAAGCTCGTTGAACCTGGTGTTGAGAGAAAGATCTTTATCTTCCTCCCACCAATTGATCCCGATCTCTTTGGCCTTATCAATAGAAGCGACAACCAGACGTATTTTCAATGTTATCAGGTCGATATCAGCAATCTGTACCTTTATATCACCAGCAATGACAACACCTTTATCCAGAACCCGTTCTAAAATATCTGCAAGCGTCGACGCCTGTGTCGCATGGGTTAATTGACTCATGAGAGTAACTTTATAATAATTAATACTGCAGGTTCTTCACCTGCCATGTCTTTCCGCCGTCTTCCTTATCGCCCTGTGTTTTTTTGTTTTGTTTCGCTGAAGCACCTTTCTGGCGATTGGTTCCAGCACGACTCCAATCGATCATAGCTTTCAACTCGTTGATTCGATCATTGATGGTTGACAATCGCTCATCGATCGATTCAAGTCTCGACAACACTTGTGACTTTTCTTTCTCAAGCCGATCTCTCTCTTGCACCAAAACATAAATATCAAGATGAGCCTGTGTTCGATCGCTGTTCGAAGCTCGACGCTTCAAACCACCGATGGTCTTGAGCCCTTTCATCCCCCGGACTGCACTAGAATGTCCCATTGCAGATCTCCTCTTTTTCTTGCACTTTTGAAGCCAAACCCTCATCGATCAAATCCGCCACCATTTTTCTCACACGTTTTTGATTGGTTTTAGAACCGACCCTGCTTGTTGCGGATGAAAGGATATCCTGACAAATCTCTTCAAACAGCGCTTTATTACTGTCAGGCTTTAGGGCAAGCTGTTTCAACGTCCTTGCAATCATGATGCTTGCCCTTACCGTGGGTTCGAACTCGCTTTTTTCGGACTCCCTCAACCCCCGTACAATTTTAACCACCCGCTCGGTATCCTTACGGGACAACCCAGACTTTGATCGCGCGATCCGAACCTCGGTCTCATAATCGAAATGATCGACGTCCATGGTTATCATTCTATCCCTTAACGCATCCTGAGTTCGGTTCACTCCGGCATACTCTTCAGGGTTAGAGGTAAAAATAGCAGTAAAATCGGGGTGAACCTTCAGGTACGGATCCTTTCCTCTACCCGCCGGCATATCCATTATCTTTTCCTGCAAAATGGAAAGCAGCACATTGTTTGCCTCCGGACGAGAACGTGAAAACTCATCGTACACCAGCGTGAACCCATGCTTGCAAGCGATGGTCAGCCGGTTATCAACCCAACGCTTAACCATGTTTTCTTCATACTTGTGAACGGTATGAATGAAATTATCGACAACCTTTTGAAAACGATGCCCATGCTCGCCTCCAATAAGATCAGCAGTGGTAAATTCAGCATCCCCGTGGATAAGGATAACCGGCCGCCCTATTTTATGAGCGAGATGAAGCGCCAAAGTCGTTTTGCCGGTCCCAGAAGGACCCCGAAAATGTACAGGGAACCCTGCCTTGGTATAAGCATGAGCTCTTTCAACCATCCCCTTCACATAGTCAGTCTCCACAAAGCCTGCTTGTGCTGTCGGCTCAAGCACAACAGATAATTCATCGCTATTCGGCATGTATCGTTACAACATTTTAAAGGATTAACAGGAAAAACACCATTTAAAGCGGGAAATAGAAATTGTCTTCTTTTTTTACCTTGTTACCTTCATAAAGTTTCTTGGCAATAACCCCCAAACGCATGCGGTTTGCACCTAAAGGCCCCTCCATGTCCTTTACGCGAACACCTTCGGGATGACTCGATATAAATCCTAAAACCTGTTCTTCGAGATTTTCAGAAACTGCATCTTTTTTTTCTTCAACAGCCTGAACAGGATTTTCAGTCTTGGCAACACTTGCTGCTTCCTGAACAGCAACCTCAGGAGATTTTACAGCATCAACTTTTTTTTTATCGGTTTTTTCCATCGCAGTAGCCGTATTTCCGCCATCACCTTTCCGAGCATTTCTCAAAGCCTCCCTACCTTGCTGCAACTCATTTCTCATTGACGACAAAAATTCACCCTGCATTTTCTTCATGCTTTGATGATCTGCCTCAAAAGCATTCAACATTCCCTTCACTGAATCACTCAACGCTGAACGAAACTCCTGAAGCATTTTTGCCTGTTCAGCACTTTTTTCACCGCGCTCCGACTCAAAATCGTTCATCAGCTTTCCAACCGAATCCCCCAACGCACTGCGAAAATCCTGAAGCATTTTTGCTTGCTCGGCACTTCTTTCACTGCGTTGCGTTCCAAAAGTATCCATAAGCTCTTTAACCGAACTTTTCAGGTCTTTATCCGCCATATGGAGCTTATCGAGTAGGTCCTTGCAACTTTGTTGTAACTCTTCACTCATTTTTTGTTTCTGCTTTTGA
Protein-coding regions in this window:
- a CDS encoding Hsp20 family protein, translated to MSQKKKKEDFDVDFGFGSLKLGGLFDGLDKLVDAAAKLKEMGGEYSKEGEIDLSHLKKGMKGVFGVTVKTGIGGQGPVVESFGNIRKTKEGPKVEEEREPLSDIFDEDDGVIVMLEMPGVAKEDITVTLEGDILEVIAQSQSRKYRKELLLPSAVQAETIAWTYQNGVLEVTVKKG
- the gvpJ gene encoding gas vesicle protein, producing MSQLTHATQASTLADILERVLDKGVVIAGDIKVQIADIDLITLKIRLVVASIDKAKEIGINWWEEDKDLSLNTRFNELQEENNLLKERLVKLESARDSV
- the gvpN gene encoding gas vesicle protein GvpN; translation: MPNSDELSVVLEPTAQAGFVETDYVKGMVERAHAYTKAGFPVHFRGPSGTGKTTLALHLAHKIGRPVILIHGDAEFTTADLIGGEHGHRFQKVVDNFIHTVHKYEENMVKRWVDNRLTIACKHGFTLVYDEFSRSRPEANNVLLSILQEKIMDMPAGRGKDPYLKVHPDFTAIFTSNPEEYAGVNRTQDALRDRMITMDVDHFDYETEVRIARSKSGLSRKDTERVVKIVRGLRESEKSEFEPTVRASIMIARTLKQLALKPDSNKALFEEICQDILSSATSRVGSKTNQKRVRKMVADLIDEGLASKVQEKEEICNGTF